A single genomic interval of Rhododendron vialii isolate Sample 1 chromosome 3a, ASM3025357v1 harbors:
- the LOC131320730 gene encoding transcription elongation factor SPT6 homolog isoform X2, with the protein MAGNNRISDDEDELDVEEDEREPVDGDGVNDEDEEDEEGQDEYENDGFIVDDVDGEEQDDGEDEMADSDEERQKKKKRKKRDSEKHYELDEDDYELLQDNNITGFHRPKLKESKKFKRLKKAQRDTEGEHSGFSEEEELEGSWKSGRTAEEKLERSLFGGEGPSLEDIAEEEQPEEEEDGDIGEEDDEMADFIVDEDDIVDVDGFPMRRKKVNKKKSRQAPGVSSSALQEAHDIFGDVDELLRLRKLGLAKMGKHDDSGDRREKRLEDEFEPIVLSEKYMTQKDDLIRGIDIPERMQISEEATGAPPTDEMSIDEESNWIYNQLMTGAVPLFSMSGTGAVQGERELLINKDDIMRFMELMHVQKLDVPFIAMYRKEECLGLFKDLDQHESEIDNNDKADKKRTIRWHKVLWAVQDLDRKWLLLQKRKSALQSYYSKRFEEESRRIYDETRLTLNEQLFESITKSLKAAESEREVDDVDLKFNLHFPAGEVGVDEGKYKRPKRKSQYSVCSKAGLWEVANKFGYSSEQFGLQISLEKMRMDELEDAKEAPEEMAFNFTCAMFETPQAVLKGARHMAAVEISCEPCVRKHVRSIFMDNAVVSTSPTPEGRVAIDTFHQFAGVKWLRDKPLTRFEDAQWLLIQKAEEEKLLQVTVKLPDSVLDKLIADSNNYYLSDGVSKSAQLWNEQRKMILQDAFFSFLLPSMEKEARSLLTSRAKNWLLMEYGKLLWDKVSVAPYKRKENNDVTSDEDAAPRVMACCWGPGKPATTFVMLDSSGEVVDTLDAGYLSVRSQNINDQQRKKNDQQRIVKFMTDHQPHVVVLGGVNLSCTRLKDDIYEIIFKIVEDNPRDVGHEMDGLSIIYGDESLPHLYENSRISLDQLPGHSGIVRRAVSLGRYLQNSLAMVATLCGPGREILSWKLSPLDSFLTADEKYAMVEQVMVDVTNQVGLDVNLAIAHEWLFSPLQFISGLGPRKAASLQRSLVRSGSIYTRKDLLTAHGLGKKVFVNSVGFLRVRRTGLAASSSQYIDLLDDTRIHPESYGLAQELAKDIFLADVGDDNHDMHEDEDVLEIAIEHVREKSDLLKRFNVVEYSKDKGWENKRETLDKIRLELIQGFQDWRRQYVERSQEDEFYMISGETEHTVAEGRIVQATVRRVQAQRAICALESGLTGVLTREDYTDDWKEEGDLSEKLHEGDILTCRIKSIQINRYQVFLTCRENDMRSNRYQNHRTMDAFYHEDQSSSQSDKEKARKEREIAKKHFKPRMIVHPRFQNITADEAMGFLSDKEPGESIFRPSSRGPSFLTLTLKVYDGVFAHKDIVEGGKEHKDITSLLRIGKTLKIGEDAFEDLDEVMDRYVDPLVTHLKVMLSYRKFRKGTKAEVDEVLRIEKSEYPMRIVYCFGISHEHPGTFILTYIRSTNPHHEYIGLYPKGFKFRKKMFEDIDRLVAYFQRHIDDPQHDSAQSIRSVAAMVPMRSPATGGSSGGWGGSASNDGGWRGDRERNPSSRSGRGNGDYRGSNQDGHPSGLPRPYGGRGRGRGSHNSSGDNDGNDGRDGWGSFPGAKVQNSPGREAFPGGWSGSGSGNWGGGGSGDGVSGGGVSGGWGSGGGSGGGGGGWGSSGGGSGDADAGGGNSGWGGTKW; encoded by the exons ATGGCCGGAAACAACCGAATCTCAGACGACGAAG ATGAACTCGATGTTGAGGAGGACGAGAGAGAACCCGTCGACGGTGATGGAGTCAACGACGAAGATGAGGAAGACG AAGAAGGGCAAGATGAATATGAAAATGATGGGTTCATTGTTGATGATGTTGATGGAGAAGAACAGGATGATGGAGAAGATGAGATGGCAGACAGCGACGAGGAGaggcaaaagaagaagaaaaggaagaaaag AGATTCAGAGAAGCATTACGAACTTGATGAGGATGATTACGAGCTTCTCCAGGATAATAATATCACCGGCTTCCATCGCCCGAAACTT AAGGAGAGCAAAAAGTTCAAGCGGTTGAAGAAAGCTCAAAGGGATACTGAAGGTGAGCACTCTGGGTTTTCCGAGGAGGAGGAGCTTGAAGGTAGTTGGAAGAGTGGTCGAACGGCAGAGGAGAAGCTTGAACGGAGCTTATTTGGCGGGGAGG GACCCTCGCTCGAGGATATTGCTGAGGAAGAACAAcccgaagaagaagaggatggcGACATTGGTgaagaggatgatgaaatggctgATTTCATCGTGGATGAAGACGACATCGTTGATGTTGATGGGTTTCCTATGAG GCGGAAGAAGGTGAACAAGAAAAAGTCTAGGCAGGCACCAGGTGTTTCGTCGTCTGCACTACAGGAAGCTCATGACATATTCGGTGATGTTGATGAACTTCTGAGGCTCCGCAAACTAGGTTTAGCTAAGATGGGCAAGCATGATGATTCTGGTGATAGGAGGGAAAAGAGGCTTGAAGATGAATTTGAACCAATTGTCCTTTCTGAGAAGTATATGACACAAAAGGATGACCTGATTAGGGGGATAGATATACCAGAACGAATGCAG ATATCCGAGGAAGCCACTGGTGCACCACCAACAGATGAAATGAGTATAGATGAGGAGAGTAACTGGATTTATAATCAGCTCATGACTGGCGCGGTTCCTCTTTTTAGCATGAGTGGTACAGGAGCAGTTCAAGGGGAGCGTGAACTGTTGATAAATAAGGATGACATTATGCGTTTTATGGAGCTTATGCATGTTCAGAAGTTGGAT GTTCCGTTTATCGCCATGTACCGGAAGGAAGAGTGCCTTGGCCTGTTCAAGGACCTGGATCAGCATGAATCTGAGATTGATAATAATGACAAAGCTGACAAAAAACGTACAATAAGGTGGCATAAG GTACTTTGGGCCGTTCAGGACTTGGACAGAAAGTGGCTGCTTCTCCAGAAGCGAAAGAGTGCTCTCCAGTCATACTACAGCAAGCGGTTTGAAGAAGAGTCTCGCAGAATATATGATGAGACGCGCCTCACTTTGAATGAACAGCTTTTTGAGTCGATTACCAAGTCCCTCAAGGCTGCTGAATCAGAAAGAGAGGTTGATGATGTTGACTTGAAGTTTAACCTGCATTTCCCCGCTGGCGAGGTTGGTGTAGATGAAGGAAAATATAAGAGGCCCAAGAGAAAATCACAATATAGTGTTTGCAGTAAGGCTGGTCTGTGGGAGGTCGCAAACAAGTTTGGCTATAGTTCGGAGCAATTTGGGTTGCAGATATCTTTGGAAAAGATG AGAATGGATGAATTGGAGGATGCCAAGGAAGCCCCAGAAGAGATGGCTTTTAATTTTACATGTGCAATGTTTGAAACACCTCAAGCAGTGCTGAAAGGTGCCAGGCACATG GCAGCAGTAGAGATAAGTTGCGAACCATGTGTTCGGAAGCATGTCCGTAGTATCTTCATGGACAACGCTGTTGTATCAACAAGTCCGACACCTGAAGGTCGGGTGGCCATAGATACGTTCCACCAGTTTGCAGGTGTGAAGTGGTTACGGGATAAGCCATTGACAAGATTTGAAGATGCACAATGGCTTCTTATTCAAAAGGCTGAAGAAGAGAAACTTCTTCAAGTGACCGTTAAGTTGCCAGATAGTGTATTAGACAAGTTAATTGCTGACTCTAATAATTACTATCTCAGCGATGGTGTGAGTAAATCTGCTCAATTGTGGAATGAGCAGAGGAAGATGATACTGCAGGATGCCTTTTTTAGTTTTCTACTACCTTCAATGGAGAAGGAAGCAAGGTCCTTGTTGACCAGCAGAGCAAAAAATTGGTTGCTTATGGAATATGGGAAGCTCTTGTGGGACAAAGTCTCTGTGGCTCCATATAAGCGCAAGGAGAATAATGATGTTACATCAGATGAAGATGCTGCACCCAGGGTTATGGCATGCTGTTGGGGCCCTGGAAAGCCTGCAACCACTTTTGTGATGTTGGATTCATCTGGAGAAGTGGTCGATACTCTGGATGCGGGGTACCTTAGTGTCCGGTCTCAAAATATTAATGACCAGCAGCGTAAGAAGAATGATCAGCAACGCATTGTGAAGTTCATGACAGACCACCAACCGCATGTCGTAGTTCTAGGTGGTGTCAATCTGTCTTGTACTCGGTTGAAGGACGATATTTATGAG ATCATCTTTAAAATAGTTGAAGATAATCCTAGAGATGTTGGTCATGAGATGGATGGTTTAAGCATTATATATGGTGATGAATCTCTCCCTCACCTATATGAGAATTCTCGCATTTCCTTGGACCAGCTGCCTGGGCACTCAG GGATTGTTAGGAGGGCGGTTTCTCTCGGCCGTTATCTGCAAAATTCACTTGCAATGGTTGCGACACTTTGTGGTCCTGGCAGAGAGATACTATCTTGGAAACTCAGTCCTTTAGATAGCTTTCTTACTGCTGATGAGAAATATGCGATGGTTGAACAGGTTATGGTAGATGTCACTAATCAAGTTGGTCTGGATGTTAATTTGGCTATAGCTCATGAGTGGTTATTTTCTCCTTTACAATTTATTTCTGGGCTTGGTCCTAGAAAGGCAGCATCTCTACAGAGGTCCCTGGTAAGATCTGGATCAATCTACACTCGTAAAGATCTGTTGACAGCTCATGGTCTTGGTAAAAAGGTTTTTGTTAATTCTGTTGGGTTTCTGCGTGTCCGGCGGACTGGTTTGGCTGCCAGCAGCAGTCAGTACATTGATTTGTTGGATGATACAAGAATACATCCGGAATCTTATGGTCTTGCTCAGGAATTGGCCAAAGATATTTTTCTTGCAGATGTGGGAGATGATAATCATGATATGCATGAGGATGAGGATGTGCTGGAGATTGCGATAGAGCATGTTAGAGAAAAATCTGATCTATTAAAAAGATTTAATGTTGTCGAATATTCTAAGGACAAGGGATGGGAGAATAAGAGAGAAACTCTTGATAAGATAAGATTGGAGTTGATACAAGGCTTTCAGGACTGGCGTAGACAGTATGTTGAGCGAAGTCAGGAGGATGAATTTTATATGATTTCTGGGGAGACAGAGCATACCGTTGCTGAAGGAAGAATTGTGCAGGCAACAGTACGCAGGGTGCAAGCTCAAAGAGCAATTTGTGCGCTTGAATCTGGACTGACTGGTGTGCTTACTAGAGAAGACTATACAGATGATTGGAAGGAAGAAGGTGATCTGTCAGAGAAATTGCATGAAGGTGATATTCTTACGTGCAGGATCAAGTCGATTCAAATCAACAGGTACCAGGTCTTCCTAACTTGTAGAGAAAATGACATGAGGAGTAACCGCTACCAGAATCATCGAACCATGGACGCGTTCTACCATGAAGACCAGAGCAGCTCACAGAGTGACAAAGAGAAAGCTCGCAAAGAAAGGGAGATTGCTAAGAAGCATTTCAAACCAAGGATGATCGTTCATCCtcggttccaaaatattacagcAGATGAAGCAATGGGG TTCCTGTCTGACAAGGAACCAGGTGAAAGTATTTTCCGTCCTAGTTCTCGGGGGCCCTCATTTTTGACGTTAACTCTCAAAGTTTATGATGGGGTATTTGCTCACAAAGACATAGTTGAAGGTGGAAAGGAACACAAGGACATCACAAGCTTGCTTCGCATTGGGAAAACGTTGAAAATCGGTGAGGACGCATTTGAGGACTTGGATGAG GTAATGGACCGTTATGTTGATCCATTAGTGACTCATTTAAAGGTAATGTTGAGCTACCGCAAGTTCAGGAAGGGCACTAAAGCAGAAGTTGATGAGGTGTTGAGAATTGAGAAATCCGAGTATCCGATGAGgattgtttattgttttggcATATCGCATGAACATCCTGGCACATTTATTCTTACATATATACGGAGCACAAACCCACATCATGAGTATATCGGCTTGTATCCAAAGGGATTCAAGTTTCGGAAGAAGATGTTTGAGGACATTGATCGGCTCGTAGCATATTTCCAGAGGCATATTGATGATCCACAACATGACTCTGCGCAATCAATTCGATCAGTTGCTGCGATGGTGCCAATGCGAAGCCCTGCAACTGGGGGGTCCTCAGGTGGGTGGGGTGGTTCCGCTAGTAATGACGGTGGCTGGAGAGGAGATCGGGAAAGAAATCCAAGTTCACGATCAG GGAGAGGCAATGGTGATTACAGGGGCAGCAATCAGGATGGGCACCCAAGTGGGCTTCCCAGGCCCTATGGTGGCCGAGGCCGTGGCCGAGGCTCTCATAACAGCAGTGGTGATAATGATGGTAATGATGGGCGGGATGGGTGGGGCAGCTTTCCAGGTGCCAAAGTTCAAAATTCTCCAGGCAGGGAGGCTTTTCCTGGTGGTTGGAGTGGGAGTGGCAGTGGCAAttggggtggtggtggaagtggtgatGGTGTAAGTGGCGGTGGTGTAAGCGGTGGTTGGGGGAGCGGTGGGGgaagcggtggtggtggtggtggttggggaAGCAGTGGTGGTGGTTCCGGTGATGCGGATGCTGGTGGTGGAAATTCTGGCTGGGGTGGCACCAAGTGGTAG
- the LOC131320730 gene encoding transcription elongation factor SPT6 homolog isoform X1 yields MAGNNRISDDEDELDVEEDEREPVDGDGVNDEDEEDAEEGQDEYENDGFIVDDVDGEEQDDGEDEMADSDEERQKKKKRKKRDSEKHYELDEDDYELLQDNNITGFHRPKLKESKKFKRLKKAQRDTEGEHSGFSEEEELEGSWKSGRTAEEKLERSLFGGEGPSLEDIAEEEQPEEEEDGDIGEEDDEMADFIVDEDDIVDVDGFPMRRKKVNKKKSRQAPGVSSSALQEAHDIFGDVDELLRLRKLGLAKMGKHDDSGDRREKRLEDEFEPIVLSEKYMTQKDDLIRGIDIPERMQISEEATGAPPTDEMSIDEESNWIYNQLMTGAVPLFSMSGTGAVQGERELLINKDDIMRFMELMHVQKLDVPFIAMYRKEECLGLFKDLDQHESEIDNNDKADKKRTIRWHKVLWAVQDLDRKWLLLQKRKSALQSYYSKRFEEESRRIYDETRLTLNEQLFESITKSLKAAESEREVDDVDLKFNLHFPAGEVGVDEGKYKRPKRKSQYSVCSKAGLWEVANKFGYSSEQFGLQISLEKMRMDELEDAKEAPEEMAFNFTCAMFETPQAVLKGARHMAAVEISCEPCVRKHVRSIFMDNAVVSTSPTPEGRVAIDTFHQFAGVKWLRDKPLTRFEDAQWLLIQKAEEEKLLQVTVKLPDSVLDKLIADSNNYYLSDGVSKSAQLWNEQRKMILQDAFFSFLLPSMEKEARSLLTSRAKNWLLMEYGKLLWDKVSVAPYKRKENNDVTSDEDAAPRVMACCWGPGKPATTFVMLDSSGEVVDTLDAGYLSVRSQNINDQQRKKNDQQRIVKFMTDHQPHVVVLGGVNLSCTRLKDDIYEIIFKIVEDNPRDVGHEMDGLSIIYGDESLPHLYENSRISLDQLPGHSGIVRRAVSLGRYLQNSLAMVATLCGPGREILSWKLSPLDSFLTADEKYAMVEQVMVDVTNQVGLDVNLAIAHEWLFSPLQFISGLGPRKAASLQRSLVRSGSIYTRKDLLTAHGLGKKVFVNSVGFLRVRRTGLAASSSQYIDLLDDTRIHPESYGLAQELAKDIFLADVGDDNHDMHEDEDVLEIAIEHVREKSDLLKRFNVVEYSKDKGWENKRETLDKIRLELIQGFQDWRRQYVERSQEDEFYMISGETEHTVAEGRIVQATVRRVQAQRAICALESGLTGVLTREDYTDDWKEEGDLSEKLHEGDILTCRIKSIQINRYQVFLTCRENDMRSNRYQNHRTMDAFYHEDQSSSQSDKEKARKEREIAKKHFKPRMIVHPRFQNITADEAMGFLSDKEPGESIFRPSSRGPSFLTLTLKVYDGVFAHKDIVEGGKEHKDITSLLRIGKTLKIGEDAFEDLDEVMDRYVDPLVTHLKVMLSYRKFRKGTKAEVDEVLRIEKSEYPMRIVYCFGISHEHPGTFILTYIRSTNPHHEYIGLYPKGFKFRKKMFEDIDRLVAYFQRHIDDPQHDSAQSIRSVAAMVPMRSPATGGSSGGWGGSASNDGGWRGDRERNPSSRSGRGNGDYRGSNQDGHPSGLPRPYGGRGRGRGSHNSSGDNDGNDGRDGWGSFPGAKVQNSPGREAFPGGWSGSGSGNWGGGGSGDGVSGGGVSGGWGSGGGSGGGGGGWGSSGGGSGDADAGGGNSGWGGTKW; encoded by the exons ATGGCCGGAAACAACCGAATCTCAGACGACGAAG ATGAACTCGATGTTGAGGAGGACGAGAGAGAACCCGTCGACGGTGATGGAGTCAACGACGAAGATGAGGAAGACG CAGAAGAAGGGCAAGATGAATATGAAAATGATGGGTTCATTGTTGATGATGTTGATGGAGAAGAACAGGATGATGGAGAAGATGAGATGGCAGACAGCGACGAGGAGaggcaaaagaagaagaaaaggaagaaaag AGATTCAGAGAAGCATTACGAACTTGATGAGGATGATTACGAGCTTCTCCAGGATAATAATATCACCGGCTTCCATCGCCCGAAACTT AAGGAGAGCAAAAAGTTCAAGCGGTTGAAGAAAGCTCAAAGGGATACTGAAGGTGAGCACTCTGGGTTTTCCGAGGAGGAGGAGCTTGAAGGTAGTTGGAAGAGTGGTCGAACGGCAGAGGAGAAGCTTGAACGGAGCTTATTTGGCGGGGAGG GACCCTCGCTCGAGGATATTGCTGAGGAAGAACAAcccgaagaagaagaggatggcGACATTGGTgaagaggatgatgaaatggctgATTTCATCGTGGATGAAGACGACATCGTTGATGTTGATGGGTTTCCTATGAG GCGGAAGAAGGTGAACAAGAAAAAGTCTAGGCAGGCACCAGGTGTTTCGTCGTCTGCACTACAGGAAGCTCATGACATATTCGGTGATGTTGATGAACTTCTGAGGCTCCGCAAACTAGGTTTAGCTAAGATGGGCAAGCATGATGATTCTGGTGATAGGAGGGAAAAGAGGCTTGAAGATGAATTTGAACCAATTGTCCTTTCTGAGAAGTATATGACACAAAAGGATGACCTGATTAGGGGGATAGATATACCAGAACGAATGCAG ATATCCGAGGAAGCCACTGGTGCACCACCAACAGATGAAATGAGTATAGATGAGGAGAGTAACTGGATTTATAATCAGCTCATGACTGGCGCGGTTCCTCTTTTTAGCATGAGTGGTACAGGAGCAGTTCAAGGGGAGCGTGAACTGTTGATAAATAAGGATGACATTATGCGTTTTATGGAGCTTATGCATGTTCAGAAGTTGGAT GTTCCGTTTATCGCCATGTACCGGAAGGAAGAGTGCCTTGGCCTGTTCAAGGACCTGGATCAGCATGAATCTGAGATTGATAATAATGACAAAGCTGACAAAAAACGTACAATAAGGTGGCATAAG GTACTTTGGGCCGTTCAGGACTTGGACAGAAAGTGGCTGCTTCTCCAGAAGCGAAAGAGTGCTCTCCAGTCATACTACAGCAAGCGGTTTGAAGAAGAGTCTCGCAGAATATATGATGAGACGCGCCTCACTTTGAATGAACAGCTTTTTGAGTCGATTACCAAGTCCCTCAAGGCTGCTGAATCAGAAAGAGAGGTTGATGATGTTGACTTGAAGTTTAACCTGCATTTCCCCGCTGGCGAGGTTGGTGTAGATGAAGGAAAATATAAGAGGCCCAAGAGAAAATCACAATATAGTGTTTGCAGTAAGGCTGGTCTGTGGGAGGTCGCAAACAAGTTTGGCTATAGTTCGGAGCAATTTGGGTTGCAGATATCTTTGGAAAAGATG AGAATGGATGAATTGGAGGATGCCAAGGAAGCCCCAGAAGAGATGGCTTTTAATTTTACATGTGCAATGTTTGAAACACCTCAAGCAGTGCTGAAAGGTGCCAGGCACATG GCAGCAGTAGAGATAAGTTGCGAACCATGTGTTCGGAAGCATGTCCGTAGTATCTTCATGGACAACGCTGTTGTATCAACAAGTCCGACACCTGAAGGTCGGGTGGCCATAGATACGTTCCACCAGTTTGCAGGTGTGAAGTGGTTACGGGATAAGCCATTGACAAGATTTGAAGATGCACAATGGCTTCTTATTCAAAAGGCTGAAGAAGAGAAACTTCTTCAAGTGACCGTTAAGTTGCCAGATAGTGTATTAGACAAGTTAATTGCTGACTCTAATAATTACTATCTCAGCGATGGTGTGAGTAAATCTGCTCAATTGTGGAATGAGCAGAGGAAGATGATACTGCAGGATGCCTTTTTTAGTTTTCTACTACCTTCAATGGAGAAGGAAGCAAGGTCCTTGTTGACCAGCAGAGCAAAAAATTGGTTGCTTATGGAATATGGGAAGCTCTTGTGGGACAAAGTCTCTGTGGCTCCATATAAGCGCAAGGAGAATAATGATGTTACATCAGATGAAGATGCTGCACCCAGGGTTATGGCATGCTGTTGGGGCCCTGGAAAGCCTGCAACCACTTTTGTGATGTTGGATTCATCTGGAGAAGTGGTCGATACTCTGGATGCGGGGTACCTTAGTGTCCGGTCTCAAAATATTAATGACCAGCAGCGTAAGAAGAATGATCAGCAACGCATTGTGAAGTTCATGACAGACCACCAACCGCATGTCGTAGTTCTAGGTGGTGTCAATCTGTCTTGTACTCGGTTGAAGGACGATATTTATGAG ATCATCTTTAAAATAGTTGAAGATAATCCTAGAGATGTTGGTCATGAGATGGATGGTTTAAGCATTATATATGGTGATGAATCTCTCCCTCACCTATATGAGAATTCTCGCATTTCCTTGGACCAGCTGCCTGGGCACTCAG GGATTGTTAGGAGGGCGGTTTCTCTCGGCCGTTATCTGCAAAATTCACTTGCAATGGTTGCGACACTTTGTGGTCCTGGCAGAGAGATACTATCTTGGAAACTCAGTCCTTTAGATAGCTTTCTTACTGCTGATGAGAAATATGCGATGGTTGAACAGGTTATGGTAGATGTCACTAATCAAGTTGGTCTGGATGTTAATTTGGCTATAGCTCATGAGTGGTTATTTTCTCCTTTACAATTTATTTCTGGGCTTGGTCCTAGAAAGGCAGCATCTCTACAGAGGTCCCTGGTAAGATCTGGATCAATCTACACTCGTAAAGATCTGTTGACAGCTCATGGTCTTGGTAAAAAGGTTTTTGTTAATTCTGTTGGGTTTCTGCGTGTCCGGCGGACTGGTTTGGCTGCCAGCAGCAGTCAGTACATTGATTTGTTGGATGATACAAGAATACATCCGGAATCTTATGGTCTTGCTCAGGAATTGGCCAAAGATATTTTTCTTGCAGATGTGGGAGATGATAATCATGATATGCATGAGGATGAGGATGTGCTGGAGATTGCGATAGAGCATGTTAGAGAAAAATCTGATCTATTAAAAAGATTTAATGTTGTCGAATATTCTAAGGACAAGGGATGGGAGAATAAGAGAGAAACTCTTGATAAGATAAGATTGGAGTTGATACAAGGCTTTCAGGACTGGCGTAGACAGTATGTTGAGCGAAGTCAGGAGGATGAATTTTATATGATTTCTGGGGAGACAGAGCATACCGTTGCTGAAGGAAGAATTGTGCAGGCAACAGTACGCAGGGTGCAAGCTCAAAGAGCAATTTGTGCGCTTGAATCTGGACTGACTGGTGTGCTTACTAGAGAAGACTATACAGATGATTGGAAGGAAGAAGGTGATCTGTCAGAGAAATTGCATGAAGGTGATATTCTTACGTGCAGGATCAAGTCGATTCAAATCAACAGGTACCAGGTCTTCCTAACTTGTAGAGAAAATGACATGAGGAGTAACCGCTACCAGAATCATCGAACCATGGACGCGTTCTACCATGAAGACCAGAGCAGCTCACAGAGTGACAAAGAGAAAGCTCGCAAAGAAAGGGAGATTGCTAAGAAGCATTTCAAACCAAGGATGATCGTTCATCCtcggttccaaaatattacagcAGATGAAGCAATGGGG TTCCTGTCTGACAAGGAACCAGGTGAAAGTATTTTCCGTCCTAGTTCTCGGGGGCCCTCATTTTTGACGTTAACTCTCAAAGTTTATGATGGGGTATTTGCTCACAAAGACATAGTTGAAGGTGGAAAGGAACACAAGGACATCACAAGCTTGCTTCGCATTGGGAAAACGTTGAAAATCGGTGAGGACGCATTTGAGGACTTGGATGAG GTAATGGACCGTTATGTTGATCCATTAGTGACTCATTTAAAGGTAATGTTGAGCTACCGCAAGTTCAGGAAGGGCACTAAAGCAGAAGTTGATGAGGTGTTGAGAATTGAGAAATCCGAGTATCCGATGAGgattgtttattgttttggcATATCGCATGAACATCCTGGCACATTTATTCTTACATATATACGGAGCACAAACCCACATCATGAGTATATCGGCTTGTATCCAAAGGGATTCAAGTTTCGGAAGAAGATGTTTGAGGACATTGATCGGCTCGTAGCATATTTCCAGAGGCATATTGATGATCCACAACATGACTCTGCGCAATCAATTCGATCAGTTGCTGCGATGGTGCCAATGCGAAGCCCTGCAACTGGGGGGTCCTCAGGTGGGTGGGGTGGTTCCGCTAGTAATGACGGTGGCTGGAGAGGAGATCGGGAAAGAAATCCAAGTTCACGATCAG GGAGAGGCAATGGTGATTACAGGGGCAGCAATCAGGATGGGCACCCAAGTGGGCTTCCCAGGCCCTATGGTGGCCGAGGCCGTGGCCGAGGCTCTCATAACAGCAGTGGTGATAATGATGGTAATGATGGGCGGGATGGGTGGGGCAGCTTTCCAGGTGCCAAAGTTCAAAATTCTCCAGGCAGGGAGGCTTTTCCTGGTGGTTGGAGTGGGAGTGGCAGTGGCAAttggggtggtggtggaagtggtgatGGTGTAAGTGGCGGTGGTGTAAGCGGTGGTTGGGGGAGCGGTGGGGgaagcggtggtggtggtggtggttggggaAGCAGTGGTGGTGGTTCCGGTGATGCGGATGCTGGTGGTGGAAATTCTGGCTGGGGTGGCACCAAGTGGTAG